In Pedobacter heparinus DSM 2366, the following are encoded in one genomic region:
- a CDS encoding FadR/GntR family transcriptional regulator, translated as MITFGQKLKLKKIATPKIRPVENLTQVDKIEINLQEYFKNGNFSPGDAIPKETELALAMHVSRTAIREALSRFKILGIIESRKNRGMIITRPDILTNMQRVMDPKLLDGETMKEIFEMRLVIEMGLADILFLRKTEANLVKLEEIVAKEEQTDNKIERLKYDVEFHSMLYEISENETIQRFQKMLLPIFEYVDNGLHIKSQVQDAEYASHRVLLNVLKNGTPEEFRNKMRKHLYNYFEKV; from the coding sequence ATGATTACATTTGGACAAAAATTGAAATTGAAAAAGATAGCCACTCCAAAAATAAGACCCGTTGAAAATCTGACACAAGTTGACAAGATCGAGATCAATCTTCAGGAATATTTTAAAAATGGAAATTTCTCTCCAGGCGATGCTATTCCTAAAGAAACAGAACTGGCATTGGCCATGCATGTTAGCCGTACCGCTATCAGAGAAGCATTATCCAGGTTTAAAATCTTAGGTATAATTGAGTCCCGTAAAAATAGAGGCATGATCATTACACGTCCGGATATTCTAACCAATATGCAAAGGGTAATGGATCCTAAATTACTGGATGGCGAAACTATGAAAGAAATCTTTGAAATGAGATTAGTTATCGAAATGGGCCTTGCAGATATACTTTTTCTTAGAAAAACTGAAGCCAACCTGGTTAAGCTGGAAGAGATTGTAGCTAAAGAAGAGCAAACGGACAATAAAATTGAAAGGTTAAAATATGATGTGGAGTTCCATTCCATGCTATATGAAATATCAGAAAACGAGACCATTCAGCGCTTTCAGAAAATGCTATTACCCATTTTCGAATATGTAGATAATGGCTTACATATAAAGAGTCAGGTTCAGGATGCAGAATATGCCTCTCACAGGGTCTTGCTAAATGTCCTGAAGAACGGCACACCGGAAGAATTTAGAAACAAAATGCGGAAACACCTGTACAACTATTTCGAGAAAGTATAG
- a CDS encoding dihydrodipicolinate synthase family protein: MSSEKLEGVIIAIPTPLTKEENIDVCSLKNLLEYCVGEGANGIMILGTMGEGAALLDKERKTLINTTVEQVGGRIPILATASAVSTRKTIQQAIEIDRSGVDYIVCTSPFYYKYPDPESLLTHMERIDDAVERPLIFYNAPIFTGNPVSTDLLEKILNMKNVVGIKDSSCNYSNFVQLLRNYPDKNQRPGTIMQGDESVFDSSLLFGADGIISGGGVAFIRLLKQLYTAAITNDRLNAMKHQNNFTTQLLELLSPNPQRNWVYSIKKRLADENIITNPYVTAPFLS, encoded by the coding sequence ATGAGCTCAGAAAAACTTGAAGGTGTAATTATAGCCATTCCTACCCCACTTACAAAAGAAGAAAATATTGATGTCTGTTCTCTTAAAAACCTGCTCGAATATTGTGTAGGTGAAGGAGCAAACGGGATTATGATCCTCGGTACCATGGGCGAAGGTGCCGCCTTATTAGACAAGGAAAGAAAGACTTTAATCAATACCACAGTGGAACAAGTTGGAGGCAGAATCCCTATTTTAGCGACTGCTTCTGCAGTTTCTACCAGAAAGACCATTCAGCAAGCCATTGAAATTGACCGTAGTGGCGTAGACTATATTGTATGTACCAGTCCCTTTTACTATAAATATCCAGATCCGGAAAGTTTGTTAACACATATGGAAAGGATCGACGACGCTGTTGAAAGGCCATTGATATTTTACAATGCGCCAATATTTACCGGCAACCCTGTTAGCACAGACCTATTGGAGAAGATCCTGAACATGAAAAATGTGGTGGGTATAAAAGATTCCAGTTGCAACTATTCAAATTTTGTCCAGTTGCTAAGAAACTATCCTGACAAAAACCAAAGACCAGGAACCATTATGCAGGGAGATGAATCTGTATTCGATTCCAGTCTGCTATTTGGTGCTGATGGTATTATTTCTGGTGGAGGCGTCGCATTTATCAGACTGCTAAAGCAACTCTACACTGCGGCTATCACTAACGACAGATTAAACGCAATGAAACATCAGAATAATTTTACAACCCAATTACTTGAACTATTGTCACCAAATCCCCAGCGCAACTGGGTTTACAGCATTAAGAAACGACTCGCTGACGAAAATATAATAACCAATCCCTATGTAACCGCACCTTTTTTAAGCTAA
- a CDS encoding SGNH/GDSL hydrolase family protein, translating into MVRTESHCVKKIRFSISLLLIATIWTNSQAQDTLKIVAFGNSTTAPRKTVSKVYAVRLQDTLSQLGIASCVINAGVPGSHSGYIKDNNLHRVAHGMDRFEKDVLTNAPSWLVISFGINDAWQDNGKESPSRLSIEQYCNNLSYFIDQAKKSKIKPILMTPNPIGKKYESWRHKRLKKYMKATKRLAKQQEIPLVDVWALFYKNAFHQTDGVDVLLLDGMHPNDAGQKIMSDALIKIINQQK; encoded by the coding sequence ATGGTAAGAACTGAATCCCATTGTGTAAAAAAGATCCGTTTCAGTATCTCATTATTACTGATAGCCACTATTTGGACCAATTCACAGGCACAAGACACCTTAAAAATTGTGGCTTTTGGTAATTCGACCACTGCCCCCAGAAAAACTGTCAGCAAAGTGTATGCTGTCAGGCTTCAGGATACCTTATCACAGCTGGGCATAGCTTCTTGTGTAATCAATGCCGGTGTACCTGGTAGCCATTCCGGCTACATAAAAGACAATAACCTCCACAGGGTAGCTCATGGAATGGATAGATTTGAAAAAGATGTATTGACCAACGCACCCAGCTGGTTAGTCATCAGTTTCGGGATCAACGATGCCTGGCAGGATAATGGTAAGGAAAGCCCTTCCCGGCTATCTATAGAACAATACTGCAACAACCTCTCCTATTTTATTGACCAGGCAAAGAAAAGTAAGATCAAGCCCATCCTGATGACGCCGAACCCAATTGGAAAAAAATATGAAAGCTGGCGCCATAAAAGGTTAAAAAAATACATGAAGGCAACCAAACGCCTGGCTAAGCAACAAGAAATACCCCTGGTGGATGTATGGGCCTTGTTTTATAAAAATGCTTTTCATCAAACTGATGGCGTAGACGTCTTGTTGCTTGATGGCATGCACCCCAATGATGCAGGGCAGAAAATAATGTCTGATGCATTGATAAAAATCATTAATCAACAAAAATAA
- a CDS encoding sialidase family protein, whose amino-acid sequence MKTKLILASVLIIVSFGLRPLKSNAALNFVFADTVNTKGGKLTTNGVWIAKNVKEINGLKMGPFINLPDGSLLTVDSIYSFISKDNGKTWKSYPIFNEPDKFAIRIERALVYTKSGTIILAFANDKEKANWNWQKDIRDSPGAILPTYAVRSLDGGKTWTNLQKLHDDWTGAIRDMIETKDGKVVFTSMMMRHNPGRHAVVTYTSSDDGKNWKRSNIIDLGGVGNHGGVTESTLEQLRDGRLWMLLRTNWGKFWETYSSDNGINWGAYKATDFDASSAPGMLKRLKSGRLVLIWNRYYPQGKTDYPLRGGDNQWSEVPVSNHREELTIKFSEDDGKTWTKPTVFAKTTKKGTQISYPYLLERNPGELWVTTMFGDLRVKLYEKDFINKN is encoded by the coding sequence ATGAAAACAAAACTTATCCTGGCATCCGTTCTGATCATTGTGTCTTTCGGTTTAAGGCCTCTAAAAAGTAATGCTGCCCTCAACTTTGTATTTGCTGATACCGTCAATACAAAGGGCGGAAAGTTAACCACAAATGGAGTATGGATTGCTAAAAATGTGAAAGAAATAAATGGCTTAAAGATGGGCCCTTTTATAAATTTACCCGATGGGAGCCTGCTTACCGTAGACAGCATATACAGTTTTATAAGTAAAGACAATGGGAAAACATGGAAATCGTACCCTATTTTTAATGAACCGGATAAATTTGCCATCCGGATTGAAAGAGCACTGGTATATACCAAAAGTGGTACCATAATACTCGCTTTCGCAAATGACAAAGAAAAGGCAAACTGGAACTGGCAGAAAGATATCAGAGACTCTCCAGGGGCAATCTTACCAACTTATGCAGTAAGAAGTCTGGATGGAGGTAAAACCTGGACTAACCTTCAGAAACTGCATGACGATTGGACTGGAGCCATAAGGGATATGATCGAAACAAAAGATGGCAAAGTTGTTTTTACCTCGATGATGATGCGCCACAATCCCGGCAGACACGCTGTGGTAACTTATACCAGCAGTGATGATGGTAAAAACTGGAAAAGAAGCAACATTATAGACCTTGGCGGCGTAGGAAACCATGGAGGAGTAACAGAGTCCACATTAGAACAACTTCGTGACGGACGTCTTTGGATGTTATTGCGTACCAATTGGGGTAAATTCTGGGAAACCTATTCCAGTGACAACGGTATAAATTGGGGAGCTTACAAAGCAACAGATTTTGATGCCAGCTCTGCTCCCGGTATGCTAAAGCGATTAAAGAGCGGTCGTCTGGTACTCATATGGAACAGATACTACCCCCAGGGTAAAACGGACTACCCTTTAAGAGGCGGTGACAACCAGTGGTCTGAAGTGCCGGTAAGTAACCATCGGGAGGAATTAACCATCAAGTTTTCTGAGGATGACGGAAAAACATGGACGAAACCCACTGTCTTTGCAAAAACAACAAAAAAGGGCACCCAAATATCTTACCCCTATCTTTTAGAACGAAATCCGGGCGAATTATGGGTTACAACAATGTTTGGTGATCTTAGAGTTAAATTATATGAAAAGGATTTCATCAACAAAAATTAG
- a CDS encoding sialidase family protein yields the protein MKRISSTKIRLSFILLSIGLISFSIDRNYDSGIASLKDSFPEENSFGMRVRKVPKKAGSIHQPVIVAKGPGNEATILRTSQNEIKVFFVNRPGDANKLMSVSSADNGLSWTAARKEFDLPGQAYYANALLKDAEGNLHCIFHIFGEGKNGYRGRHLNLWYCHTLNNGKDWSEPTEIYHGYVGSIRGFIQLKNKRFLLVFAKAIPARSQKPSNNSTDYGLHDIGALYSDNMGKSWQSSENDLKIPIESTQTTRYGGVEPNIIELSDGKIWMLIRTNKGVTYQSFSTDSGTSWHQPEPTKFISSDSPAATLRLADNRIVMFWNSNQRWDNKRTYALGGRETLHAAISSDEGKTWKGFREVLTSPSTKQMEKGDRGTAYPSAIQSADGKIVLVSGQAEERAIVKFDPNWLEQTTQTDDFSENLAKWTFFNNDGLTSMGSAFSLSQKGLLIRKTDGTQDAVWNFPIATKGKLLINVISNPGNKGIILAITDNFSVSYDSLASKSAVIYHTIKPQDMPFMDKPFKIRLTWDMQKGKSWLYLNDHLITEKPFERNTYFGLNYLRLGIPGGNIQDHNGFLVRSVKMSPSW from the coding sequence ATGAAAAGGATTTCATCAACAAAAATTAGACTTTCTTTCATTCTGTTATCCATTGGATTGATATCATTCTCTATCGACAGAAATTATGATAGTGGAATAGCTTCATTAAAAGATTCATTCCCGGAAGAAAACTCATTTGGAATGCGGGTAAGAAAAGTACCTAAAAAAGCCGGTAGTATTCATCAGCCAGTTATTGTTGCTAAGGGACCTGGCAATGAAGCGACCATATTACGTACTTCGCAAAACGAGATTAAAGTTTTTTTTGTAAACAGACCAGGAGATGCTAACAAACTCATGTCGGTTTCTTCTGCAGACAATGGATTATCCTGGACTGCAGCACGAAAAGAATTTGACCTGCCAGGACAGGCTTATTATGCCAACGCCCTACTTAAAGATGCCGAAGGCAACTTGCATTGTATCTTCCACATCTTCGGCGAAGGCAAAAACGGTTATCGAGGCAGGCATCTCAATTTGTGGTACTGCCATACGCTTAACAATGGCAAAGATTGGTCGGAACCAACAGAAATTTACCATGGTTATGTTGGTTCTATCAGGGGTTTCATTCAGTTAAAGAATAAAAGATTTTTATTGGTCTTTGCGAAGGCAATACCGGCAAGAAGCCAGAAACCAAGCAACAATAGTACTGATTATGGTTTACATGACATTGGTGCCCTTTATTCTGACAACATGGGAAAAAGCTGGCAATCTTCTGAAAATGATTTAAAAATACCCATAGAATCAACACAAACCACCCGATATGGCGGTGTTGAACCAAATATTATAGAACTATCTGACGGAAAAATATGGATGCTGATCCGTACCAATAAAGGTGTTACCTACCAGTCTTTTTCCACTGATTCAGGTACAAGCTGGCACCAACCAGAGCCTACAAAGTTTATTTCTTCAGACTCACCGGCCGCCACCTTGCGACTTGCAGACAACCGGATTGTTATGTTTTGGAACAGCAACCAGCGATGGGATAACAAAAGAACCTATGCACTTGGTGGCCGGGAAACACTACATGCTGCCATATCATCTGATGAAGGAAAAACATGGAAAGGGTTTAGAGAAGTACTCACAAGCCCATCGACAAAACAGATGGAAAAAGGTGACAGGGGCACTGCATATCCATCTGCCATACAATCTGCCGATGGGAAAATCGTATTGGTTTCGGGCCAGGCAGAAGAACGAGCTATTGTTAAGTTTGATCCAAACTGGCTTGAGCAAACTACGCAAACTGATGATTTTTCTGAGAACTTAGCCAAATGGACATTTTTTAATAACGATGGTTTGACAAGCATGGGATCCGCTTTTTCTTTAAGCCAAAAGGGATTGCTGATCCGTAAAACTGATGGAACTCAAGATGCCGTTTGGAATTTCCCAATAGCCACAAAAGGTAAACTGCTTATCAATGTCATCAGTAACCCTGGTAATAAGGGGATCATACTGGCAATAACCGACAATTTTTCGGTTTCTTACGATTCATTGGCATCCAAAAGTGCAGTAATTTATCACACCATAAAACCGCAAGATATGCCGTTTATGGATAAACCATTTAAAATCAGGCTGACATGGGATATGCAAAAAGGAAAGTCCTGGTTATACTTAAACGATCACCTCATTACTGAAAAACCGTTTGAACGCAATACCTATTTTGGCCTTAATTATCTACGTTTAGGGATACCAGGAGGAAACATACAAGATCATAATGGTTTTCTTGTTAGATCTGTAAAAATGTCCCCCTCCTGGTAA
- the ppsA gene encoding phosphoenolpyruvate synthase has protein sequence MKGNIFTMELIEASIEDIDLVGGKNASLGEMLQKITPLGVNIPDGFIVTSSAYFQFIKDNGLEQQIKNIVEQANIDQLKALSSCGNQIRQLIQNGQFSSQMETEITGAYRKLIGDNEDKLGVAVRSSATAEDLPDASFAGQQDTFLNIRGTGKLLIAIKNCFASLFTDRAISYRESFDFGHFNIGLSVCIQKMVRSDIGVSGVAFSIDTESGFKDAVIINGSYGLGEMIVQGAINPDEFIVYKPLLKKGFKAIIEKKLGKKQEQMVYGVQQGKAVEVIRTPVKDAKRFCLTDRQILQLSNWVMMIEAYYTKLKGHWCPMDVEWAVDGITGELFIVQARPETIHSRNKVDYITEYQINDTERLQKIILTGVAVGNKIASGRVHNLVGLEKHLIHEINFLPGDIMVTEMTDPDWEPVMKKAAAIITNKGGRTCHAAIVARELGVPAIVGCDNATEILKTSEEITVSCAEGETGIVYRGRIAFTKKEHRISDLPEINTPVMMNIGSPDIAFRYAHYPAKGVGLAREEFIINNYIKIHPLALLGHEYLGDAGLTTLIRETISGYESEEQYFIEKLSYGIAKIAAAYYPNKVVVRFSDFKTNEYYNMPGGKYFEPAEENPMIGWRGASRYYSDVYKAAFGMECKAIKNVRENMGLDNVIVMIPFCRTVDELSLVYKTMEEFGLKRGQNKLEVYLMAEVPSNVILAEQFAEQIDGFSIGSNDLTQLILGLDRDSSLVANLYNERNDAVKIMISSLIRSAKKMNVKVGICGQGPSDYPDFAQFLVEEGIDSISVTPDSFMKTVNAIKEIEDKLAVKVMG, from the coding sequence ATGAAAGGTAACATATTTACGATGGAGCTTATTGAAGCTTCTATTGAGGACATTGATTTAGTAGGTGGTAAAAATGCATCACTTGGAGAGATGTTGCAGAAAATTACGCCCTTAGGTGTAAACATACCTGATGGGTTTATTGTAACCAGTTCAGCATATTTCCAATTTATTAAAGACAATGGTTTGGAGCAACAAATAAAAAATATTGTTGAACAGGCAAATATTGATCAGCTGAAAGCGCTGTCATCATGCGGCAATCAAATCAGGCAATTGATACAAAACGGACAGTTTTCTTCACAAATGGAAACTGAAATTACAGGTGCTTATAGAAAATTGATAGGTGATAACGAAGATAAGCTGGGGGTTGCTGTCCGTTCATCCGCAACTGCTGAAGATCTTCCAGACGCATCTTTTGCAGGGCAGCAAGATACTTTTCTAAATATCAGAGGGACTGGAAAGCTGCTTATTGCAATTAAAAACTGTTTCGCATCACTATTTACAGACCGGGCGATTAGCTATAGGGAATCTTTTGACTTCGGTCACTTTAATATTGGTCTTTCTGTTTGTATCCAAAAAATGGTGCGCTCTGACATAGGCGTTTCTGGTGTTGCATTTTCAATTGATACGGAAAGTGGTTTTAAAGATGCTGTCATTATTAATGGTTCGTATGGTTTAGGTGAAATGATTGTGCAGGGGGCAATTAATCCTGATGAATTTATTGTTTATAAACCACTGCTTAAAAAAGGATTTAAGGCTATCATAGAGAAAAAACTGGGTAAAAAACAAGAACAGATGGTTTATGGAGTGCAACAAGGGAAAGCTGTTGAAGTGATCAGAACACCTGTTAAAGATGCAAAACGATTTTGTTTAACTGATCGCCAAATACTTCAGCTTAGCAATTGGGTGATGATGATTGAAGCATATTATACAAAGTTGAAAGGTCACTGGTGTCCAATGGATGTGGAGTGGGCGGTGGATGGCATCACCGGCGAGCTTTTTATTGTACAGGCAAGACCGGAAACCATACATTCCCGTAACAAGGTTGATTATATTACGGAATACCAGATTAATGATACCGAGCGCCTGCAAAAAATTATACTGACTGGTGTAGCTGTTGGTAATAAAATCGCATCTGGTAGGGTACACAATTTGGTGGGGCTTGAAAAACACCTTATTCATGAAATCAATTTTTTACCAGGAGATATTATGGTAACCGAAATGACTGATCCGGATTGGGAACCTGTGATGAAAAAAGCCGCTGCAATTATTACTAATAAAGGCGGAAGGACCTGCCATGCTGCGATTGTTGCGCGGGAATTAGGGGTGCCCGCCATAGTAGGGTGTGATAATGCTACAGAAATATTGAAAACGAGCGAAGAAATTACCGTTTCCTGCGCAGAGGGAGAAACCGGTATTGTATATAGAGGCAGAATTGCCTTTACAAAGAAAGAACATCGCATTTCTGATTTACCAGAAATCAATACTCCGGTTATGATGAACATAGGGTCTCCGGATATTGCGTTTCGTTATGCCCATTATCCTGCAAAAGGGGTTGGACTTGCGCGCGAGGAATTTATTATTAACAATTACATCAAAATTCATCCATTGGCACTTCTCGGACATGAATATTTAGGAGATGCCGGGCTAACGACACTGATCAGGGAAACAATTTCGGGATATGAGAGCGAAGAGCAGTATTTCATTGAAAAACTATCTTACGGAATAGCAAAAATTGCAGCTGCTTATTATCCAAATAAGGTTGTAGTTCGTTTTTCTGACTTTAAAACCAACGAGTATTATAACATGCCAGGGGGAAAGTATTTTGAACCTGCTGAGGAAAACCCGATGATTGGATGGAGGGGGGCTTCCAGATATTATTCGGACGTGTATAAAGCGGCTTTTGGGATGGAATGTAAAGCTATTAAAAACGTACGCGAAAACATGGGCCTGGACAATGTAATTGTTATGATTCCATTTTGCAGAACCGTTGATGAACTTTCATTGGTGTATAAAACAATGGAAGAGTTTGGCTTAAAACGTGGACAAAATAAGCTGGAAGTATATCTGATGGCAGAAGTTCCTTCCAACGTAATTTTAGCAGAACAATTTGCTGAACAGATTGATGGCTTTTCTATTGGTTCGAACGATCTTACCCAATTGATATTGGGGCTAGACAGAGATTCCTCATTAGTTGCCAACCTATACAACGAACGAAATGATGCAGTGAAAATAATGATCTCCAGCCTGATCAGATCAGCAAAAAAAATGAACGTAAAAGTTGGGATATGCGGACAGGGACCGTCTGATTATCCGGATTTTGCACAATTTTTAGTAGAAGAAGGGATCGACTCTATATCAGTTACTCCTGATTCCTTTATGAAAACTGTAAATGCAATAAAGGAAATCGAGGATAAATTGGCTGTTAAAGTGATGGGCTAA
- a CDS encoding AraC family transcriptional regulator, with amino-acid sequence MKDFIEQVLKATTSTITLAEGSAYHALNNFHNHQEIELVYVRSGEGTFSIGHTSKRISSGAMILIGTNIPHMFKFESNRYYDYAMKHAKRIVPLQLLTLHFDPYKLGNDFLKLPENIVIKDLLDKAKKGLLIPEQTKLAVIEYLKKIESSLHYEQLPLVLQLLNKIGVSEEIVGLSAYNEKKTFKKIDETRLTMVYLYTMDNFYKEIKLEQIANVIHMVPNAFCHYFKSRTGRTYFDFLIAVRIEHACKLLRESNDSVNSVCRDSGFSNLSNFNRYFKLQTEKSPLEYRRSFRN; translated from the coding sequence ATGAAGGATTTTATTGAACAAGTATTAAAAGCTACAACTTCTACAATCACATTGGCAGAAGGAAGCGCTTATCATGCACTGAACAACTTCCACAATCATCAGGAAATAGAACTCGTTTATGTTAGGTCGGGTGAAGGGACTTTCTCCATAGGGCATACCTCAAAAAGGATTTCAAGCGGCGCGATGATTCTGATAGGTACAAATATCCCGCACATGTTCAAATTTGAAAGCAACAGATATTATGATTATGCCATGAAACACGCAAAAAGAATTGTTCCACTGCAATTGTTAACCCTGCATTTTGATCCTTATAAACTAGGGAATGATTTCTTGAAGCTTCCTGAAAATATCGTTATCAAAGACCTGCTTGATAAAGCAAAGAAAGGTCTTTTAATTCCTGAACAAACAAAACTGGCTGTGATTGAATATTTAAAAAAAATCGAATCATCCCTTCATTACGAGCAGCTACCTTTAGTCTTACAGCTCTTAAACAAAATTGGTGTATCTGAAGAAATAGTGGGCCTATCAGCTTACAATGAAAAAAAAACTTTTAAAAAAATAGATGAAACCAGGTTAACCATGGTTTATCTATATACAATGGATAATTTTTATAAAGAAATCAAGCTGGAACAAATTGCCAATGTAATCCATATGGTCCCTAATGCATTTTGTCACTATTTTAAATCACGTACCGGCAGAACTTACTTCGATTTTTTGATTGCGGTAAGAATCGAACATGCCTGTAAATTGTTAAGGGAAAGCAACGACAGTGTAAATTCAGTTTGCCGCGACTCAGGTTTTAGTAATTTATCAAACTTTAACAGATACTTTAAATTGCAAACCGAAAAATCGCCTTTAGAATATCGGCGGAGTTTTAGAAATTAA
- a CDS encoding sodium:solute symporter family protein — protein MIDTIVVVVFSIFIMLVGISFSKTGRNLKSFFAGGESVPWFIGGLSLFMSFFSAGTFVVWGAIAYQHGWVAVTIQWTMCIGALITGLYLAPRWKATGNLTAAEFIKARLGSNVQKSYIFIFTIVSVFIKGSVLYSVAKLVSGSLDYPLMQVTVVLGILMISYTAIGGLWAVMVTDILQFVVLTAAVLIILPMVFNEVGGVQGFIDKAPDDFFNLVHGEYTWGFIFAFAIYHIFYIGGNWTFVQRYTSVDSPKSASKVAYLFAGLYILSPVLWMLPPMAYRVINPALSGLDAENAYIMVCKQVLPAGLLGLMLTGMYFSTSASANTALNVVSAVFTNDIYKGSVNPDADDKKLMFVARASSWFFGLLMIVIALGVPYIGGIVEFTLSVGALTGGPLLLPPIWSLFSKRLSGKATIYITLISLSVNVVFKMIIPFIDGYKLSRANEMLVGVLLPFFMLLIYEIVRRKTKVSQDYENYLVYKADKKQAAVAIDDEELQMIKKQNVFGLKMISFSLLFMSVLLLLLAFITSKGNGLVVIIAIVIMFGAIIPWRASRRKAA, from the coding sequence ATGATAGATACAATAGTCGTAGTCGTTTTTTCTATTTTCATCATGCTGGTAGGCATCAGTTTTTCCAAAACGGGAAGAAACTTAAAATCCTTTTTTGCAGGGGGCGAATCTGTTCCCTGGTTTATTGGTGGTTTATCCTTATTCATGAGTTTTTTTTCTGCAGGAACTTTTGTTGTCTGGGGTGCAATTGCCTATCAACACGGATGGGTAGCGGTTACTATTCAATGGACGATGTGTATCGGCGCGTTAATTACCGGTCTTTACCTTGCGCCAAGGTGGAAAGCCACCGGCAACCTTACCGCAGCCGAGTTTATCAAGGCAAGACTGGGCAGCAATGTTCAGAAAAGCTACATTTTTATATTCACCATTGTGTCAGTATTTATTAAAGGGTCAGTTCTATACTCTGTGGCCAAACTGGTTTCTGGCTCACTGGACTATCCGCTGATGCAGGTTACAGTTGTGCTGGGAATTTTAATGATTTCCTACACGGCTATAGGCGGCTTATGGGCAGTGATGGTTACAGATATTTTACAATTCGTAGTGCTTACAGCTGCGGTGCTGATTATTTTGCCCATGGTATTTAACGAGGTAGGTGGTGTGCAGGGCTTTATAGACAAAGCTCCGGATGATTTTTTCAACCTGGTTCATGGCGAATATACCTGGGGTTTTATCTTTGCCTTTGCCATATACCATATCTTTTATATTGGTGGCAACTGGACATTTGTACAGCGCTATACCAGTGTAGATTCACCTAAAAGTGCTTCAAAGGTAGCTTATCTTTTTGCCGGCCTGTATATTTTAAGCCCTGTGCTTTGGATGTTGCCACCGATGGCTTACCGGGTTATTAATCCGGCACTTTCGGGACTGGATGCCGAGAATGCCTACATTATGGTTTGTAAACAGGTGCTTCCGGCAGGGCTCCTGGGCTTAATGCTGACGGGTATGTATTTCTCCACTTCGGCATCTGCCAATACAGCACTTAATGTGGTATCGGCAGTATTTACCAATGACATCTACAAAGGATCTGTAAATCCTGATGCCGATGATAAAAAACTAATGTTCGTAGCGCGGGCTTCTTCCTGGTTTTTTGGTCTGCTGATGATCGTGATTGCGCTGGGCGTTCCCTATATAGGTGGTATTGTTGAGTTTACATTAAGTGTGGGGGCCCTAACGGGAGGGCCGTTACTGCTGCCGCCAATCTGGTCCCTGTTTTCAAAGCGCCTGTCCGGGAAAGCAACTATTTATATCACGTTGATATCACTTTCGGTAAATGTGGTATTTAAGATGATCATACCTTTTATAGATGGTTATAAATTATCAAGGGCCAATGAAATGTTGGTGGGGGTTTTACTGCCGTTTTTCATGTTGTTGATTTATGAGATCGTCAGAAGAAAGACTAAAGTAAGTCAGGATTACGAGAACTACCTGGTATATAAAGCAGACAAGAAGCAGGCCGCTGTAGCTATTGACGATGAAGAGCTGCAGATGATAAAAAAGCAAAATGTATTTGGTTTAAAAATGATCAGCTTCTCCTTATTGTTTATGTCTGTTTTACTGTTGCTGCTGGCTTTTATTACTTCAAAAGGAAATGGGTTAGTGGTTATCATTGCTATTGTCATCATGTTTGGTGCAATTATTCCCTGGAGGGCTTCAAGACGTAAAGCGGCATGA